The following are from one region of the Stanieria sp. NIES-3757 genome:
- a CDS encoding molybdenum cofactor synthesis domain-containing protein: protein MDFNPHPDTNFWEITCGVITISDTRTSETDRSGQIIRQLLFDSGYQVGAYQIVKDEPEQIISQLTQLSDRDDLAALIFNGGTGIAPRDTTYEAIANRLEKTLPGFGELFRWLSYQEIGSRAIASRAIAGIYQQKLIFSLPGSSNAVRLAMSKLILPELTHLVKQLQGKS from the coding sequence ATGGATTTTAATCCTCACCCAGATACAAATTTTTGGGAAATTACTTGTGGGGTAATTACTATCAGCGATACTCGTACTAGTGAAACTGATCGCAGTGGACAAATTATTCGGCAACTTTTGTTTGATTCTGGTTATCAGGTGGGAGCATATCAAATTGTTAAAGATGAGCCAGAGCAAATTATTTCCCAGTTAACTCAATTGAGTGATCGCGATGATTTAGCTGCTTTAATCTTTAATGGTGGGACAGGAATTGCCCCTAGAGATACTACCTATGAGGCGATCGCAAATCGTTTAGAAAAGACTTTACCAGGATTTGGAGAGTTGTTTCGTTGGTTGAGTTATCAAGAAATTGGTTCAAGAGCGATCGCTTCAAGAGCGATTGCAGGAATATATCAACAAAAGCTGATTTTTTCGTTGCCTGGTTCGTCTAATGCGGTTCGACTGGCGATGTCTAAGTTGATTTTGCCTGAATTAACTCATTTAGTGAAACAATTACAAGGCAAATCATAA
- a CDS encoding malic oxidoreductase: MVNLNPSASYSLTVQLEIPNRPGALASVMSAIASVGGSLGDISLLQRNLKYTQRELSIDASSSEHADKIIHAIEALPSVKVISYCDRTFAIHQGGKISIVSKLPLKSQSDLAMAYTPGVGRICRAIADEPEQVYSLTIKGNTVAVVTDGSAVLGLGNLGPEAALPVMEGKALLFKEFAKIDAFPICLNTQDPEKIIEAVKNIAPVFGGINLEDIAAPRCFEIEQRLRQELDIPVFHDDQHGTAIVSLAALYNALTLVGKTLEEIKIVINGAGAAGIAIANLLKKAGATTILLCDSKGIISEQRNDLSEQKKAFAVAASGTLADAMQEADVFLGVSAPGVVTPEMVKTMASQPIVMAMANPIPEIQPELIYDDVAVMATGRSDYPNQINNVLAFPGVFRGALDCRASAITINMYLEAAKAIAALINSEDLDREHIIPSVFDPRVAEAVASAVRQAALQDGVARK, translated from the coding sequence ATGGTAAATTTAAACCCCAGTGCTAGCTATAGTTTAACGGTTCAACTTGAAATTCCTAATCGTCCGGGGGCTTTGGCTTCCGTCATGAGTGCGATCGCTTCAGTGGGAGGAAGTTTAGGAGATATTTCTCTGTTGCAGCGTAATTTGAAATATACTCAACGCGAATTAAGTATCGATGCTTCTAGTAGCGAACACGCAGATAAAATTATTCACGCCATTGAAGCTTTACCGAGTGTGAAGGTAATTAGCTATTGCGATCGCACTTTTGCGATCCATCAAGGGGGAAAAATTTCGATTGTGAGTAAATTACCCCTCAAGTCGCAATCAGATTTGGCAATGGCTTACACTCCTGGAGTTGGTAGAATTTGTCGAGCGATCGCAGATGAACCAGAACAAGTTTATTCTTTAACCATCAAAGGCAATACCGTTGCTGTGGTAACTGATGGTAGTGCCGTCTTAGGATTGGGGAATTTAGGCCCGGAAGCTGCCTTACCTGTAATGGAAGGAAAAGCTTTACTCTTTAAAGAATTTGCCAAGATTGATGCCTTTCCTATCTGTTTAAATACTCAAGATCCAGAAAAAATTATTGAAGCAGTTAAAAATATTGCTCCTGTATTCGGTGGGATCAATTTAGAAGATATTGCTGCACCTCGTTGTTTTGAAATTGAACAAAGATTACGACAAGAATTAGATATTCCTGTATTTCACGACGATCAACACGGTACGGCGATTGTCAGTTTAGCAGCTTTGTATAACGCTTTAACATTAGTCGGAAAAACCCTCGAAGAAATCAAGATTGTCATTAATGGTGCGGGGGCTGCCGGAATTGCGATCGCAAACTTATTAAAAAAAGCTGGAGCAACTACTATTTTGCTCTGTGATTCTAAAGGTATTATTTCCGAACAAAGAAACGATCTTAGTGAGCAAAAAAAAGCCTTTGCCGTTGCTGCTAGTGGTACTTTAGCCGATGCAATGCAAGAAGCAGACGTTTTCCTCGGTGTCAGTGCGCCTGGGGTAGTCACTCCAGAAATGGTTAAAACCATGGCATCCCAGCCAATTGTGATGGCAATGGCTAATCCGATTCCTGAAATACAGCCAGAATTAATTTATGATGATGTAGCTGTCATGGCAACGGGAAGAAGTGATTATCCCAATCAAATTAATAATGTTTTAGCTTTTCCTGGGGTATTTCGGGGGGCATTAGATTGCCGAGCTTCAGCTATAACGATTAATATGTATCTGGAAGCAGCAAAAGCGATCGCTGCTTTAATTAATTCGGAAGATTTAGACCGAGAACATATTATTCCCTCTGTCTTCGATCCTAGAGTTGCCGAGGCTGTCGCCAGTGCCGTCAGACAAGCAGCTTTACAAGATGGAGTTGCCCGTAAATAG
- a CDS encoding peptidase M15B and M15C DD-carboxypeptidase VanY/endolysin — protein MDDIPEAIREKVDSQKPTTIPLNIILAGIFSLGAIALLISFFMLRSTGEVESKTPTPPTVPPSVATPPAKPKPAPQPASEEEKLDNVLGHLPYQEIAPAELTPITADGRIRLERKAAKKFIEMQSAAAAAGIILTPISGFRSVSEQDYLFFGVKAERSQNTSKRAEVSAPPGYSEHHTGYAVDIGDGKVPATNVSPDFENTAAFKWLQNNAPRYSYELSFPRNNPQGISYEPWHWRYVGDRKSLETFYKARNLNQSAN, from the coding sequence ATGGATGATATTCCAGAAGCAATTCGAGAAAAAGTAGACTCACAAAAGCCTACAACCATACCTTTAAATATAATTTTAGCTGGAATTTTTAGTTTAGGCGCGATCGCCTTACTAATAAGTTTTTTCATGCTTCGTTCTACTGGTGAAGTTGAGAGCAAAACACCAACTCCCCCTACTGTGCCACCCTCAGTAGCGACACCACCTGCCAAACCCAAACCCGCTCCACAACCTGCTTCTGAAGAAGAAAAGCTCGATAATGTACTTGGACATTTACCTTATCAGGAAATTGCCCCTGCCGAACTAACTCCCATTACTGCCGATGGCAGAATTCGTCTAGAGCGAAAAGCAGCCAAAAAATTTATCGAAATGCAGTCAGCAGCAGCAGCAGCAGGGATTATTTTAACGCCCATTTCTGGTTTTCGTTCTGTTTCCGAGCAAGATTACTTGTTTTTTGGGGTTAAAGCCGAAAGAAGTCAAAATACTAGCAAAAGAGCAGAAGTTAGTGCGCCTCCTGGCTACAGTGAACATCACACGGGTTATGCTGTCGACATCGGTGATGGTAAAGTACCTGCAACTAATGTCAGTCCTGACTTTGAAAATACGGCTGCCTTTAAATGGTTACAAAATAATGCGCCTCGCTATAGTTATGAGTTATCTTTTCCTCGTAACAATCCTCAAGGAATTAGTTACGAACCTTGGCATTGGCGTTACGTTGGCGATCGCAAAAGCTTAGAAACTTTTTATAAAGCTCGTAACCTCAATCAGTCTGCTAATTAA